Proteins encoded within one genomic window of Haematospirillum jordaniae:
- a CDS encoding F0F1 ATP synthase subunit epsilon has translation MAETLEFELVSPARLLVSEPAEMVVVPGVEGNFGAMPQHAPFLSTVRPGVVEVHRSTSPVRKIFVAGGFAEVTAERCTLLAEEAIPLDEIDREAALARLQSALAVLQEAETPSEAAAARRSVTVAQALVDALP, from the coding sequence ATGGCTGAAACGCTTGAATTTGAACTTGTTTCTCCGGCCCGTCTTTTGGTTTCCGAGCCAGCGGAGATGGTTGTCGTTCCGGGAGTTGAGGGGAATTTCGGTGCAATGCCGCAGCACGCCCCTTTCCTGTCGACAGTTCGCCCCGGTGTTGTCGAAGTTCATCGTAGTACAAGCCCGGTTCGCAAGATCTTTGTTGCCGGTGGTTTTGCAGAGGTGACGGCGGAGCGCTGCACGCTTCTGGCAGAAGAGGCTATTCCTCTTGATGAGATAGACCGTGAAGCCGCCTTGGCGCGGCTTCAGTCTGCCCTTGCTGTTCTGCAGGAGGCCGAAACCCCCTCTGAAGCGGCTGCTGCTCGTAGAAGTGTGACAGTTGCCCAAGCGCTTGTTGATGCCTTGCCCTGA